One segment of Solanum lycopersicum chromosome 1, SLM_r2.1 DNA contains the following:
- the SLF12 gene encoding S-locus F-box protein type-12 — protein sequence MMNGTIKKLSEDVEIYIFFKLPMKSIMRFKCVTKTWCNLMQLFSFINLHHNYTSSKKDEFVLFKQSLKEQNVFTNPLSFLRTPNGDDDLDYITRDLEVPYLSTGYGSIFHQFNGPCHGLIVLTDYVNFVILNPATRNYRLLPKSPFVCSRGFYRAIGGVGFVYDAIQRTYKVVRISEISGEEPFNDPSVVDWIGEVYDFSVDSWRNLPFGEEEFPWPYNCPFAEMYYKGVFHWYAHRNLVAILCFDSSTEVFRIMQVPEICSLYDEKVHWLTILDECLTFICYPDPRRVSSPLQEITDIWIMKEYNVNDSWIKKFTIRCPPIESPLAIWNDSLLLLQDKRGIVISYNLNSDKVEEYKLHGYPGSLRIIVYKESLMSIPKGSTQVENY from the coding sequence atgatgAATGGAACAATAAAGAAATTATCAGAAGATGTGgagatttatatatttttcaagctCCCAATGAAATCTATTATGCGATTCAAATGTGTTACTAAAACTTGGTGCAATCTCATGCAATTGTTTAGTTTCATCAATCTTCATCATAACTACACCTCTTCAAAAAAAGACGAATTCGTTCTATTTAAACAATCATTGAAAGAACAAAATGTATTTACAAATCCTTTATCTTTTCTCCGAACTCCTAATGGTGATGATGATCTTGATTATATTACTCGTGATCTAGAGGTGCCATATCTGTCCACCGGTTATGGTAGTATCTTTCATCAATTCAACGGTCCTTGCCATGGTTTGATTGTTTTAACAGATTACGTAAACTTTGTTATATTAAATCCAGCTACAAGAAACTATCGGCTTCTCCCAAAAAGTCCTTTTGTTTGCTCTCGTGGTTTCTATCGTGCCATTGGAGGTGTTGGATTTGTTTATGACGCGATCCAAAGGACCTATAAGGTAGTTAGAATTTCAGAAATTTCAGGGGAAGAACCATTCAATGACCCTAGTGTGGTGGATTGGATAGGGGAGGTTTATGATTTTAGCGTTGATTCGTGGAGAAATCTACCGTTTGGGGAAGAAGAATTTCCTTGGCCTTATAACTGCCCTTTTGCGGAAATGTATTACAAGGGCGTTTTCCATTGGTATGCCCATAGAAATTTGGTGGCAATTCTTTGTTTTGATTCTAGCACTGAAGTTTTTCGCATAATGCAAGTGCCTGAAATATGTTCCTTGTATGACGAGAAGGTTCATTGGCTCACGATCTTAGATGAGTGTTTAACATTTATTTGCTACCCTGACCCGCGAAGGGTAAGTAGTCCACTACAAGAAATAACTGATATTTGGATAATGAAAGAGTATAATGTGAACGACTCTTGGATTAAGAAATTTACAATAAGATGTCCACCTATTGAATCCCCGTTGGCTATTTGGAACGACAGTTTATTGCTTCTTCAAGATAAAAGGGGAATTGTGATTTCATATAATCTAAACTCTGACAAAGTGGAAGAATATAAATTACATGGTTATCCAGGGAGTTTGAGAATTATAGTTTATAAAGAGAGCTTGATGTCAATCCCTAAAGGTAGCACACAAGTTGAAAATTATTAG